Proteins from one Hydrogenivirga caldilitoris genomic window:
- the mnmE gene encoding tRNA uridine-5-carboxymethylaminomethyl(34) synthesis GTPase MnmE, with product MREPIVAIGTPFGESAIGVVRLTGKGVLEIAKKFFRTNSDIKPRYAHYGTLTDEEGEVLDEGVLIYYKAPRSYTGEDMIELSLHGNPLILQRAIELFLRAGCRLAEPGEFTKRAFLNGKLDLAQAEAVAELISAKTELARRASMRQLKGELSKYVNSLRESLLELSAFIEADIEFSEEDIPTLTRDQVIEMVNRVIEGIDQLLRTAKVGKLLREGMKLAIVGKPNVGKSSLFNALLKEDRAIVTDIEGTTRDYIEETLNLRGVPVRLIDTAGIRRAHDPVERIGIERSLKKIEEADVVLFVVDASQPIGEEDLKLYEQIKDRDLIVVFNKTDLGDVVPLEIFEGHSIIKVSALKGYGLKNLEEKILKKAGALAQEGLNIYVSVRHEELLKKAKDTLERFRETYEKEYISPEIAMLDVREASDYLGEIVGYITTEDVLGSIFSRFCIGK from the coding sequence ATGAGAGAACCCATAGTTGCTATAGGAACACCCTTTGGAGAAAGTGCCATAGGGGTCGTTAGGCTTACAGGTAAAGGTGTTTTAGAAATAGCTAAGAAATTCTTCAGAACCAATTCTGATATAAAGCCAAGGTATGCCCACTACGGCACCCTTACGGACGAGGAGGGGGAAGTGCTTGACGAAGGAGTGCTTATCTACTACAAAGCACCTCGCAGCTATACGGGAGAGGATATGATTGAGCTATCCCTTCACGGAAACCCCCTCATACTCCAGAGAGCCATAGAGCTGTTCCTTAGAGCGGGTTGCAGACTTGCCGAGCCAGGTGAGTTCACCAAGAGGGCTTTTCTCAACGGGAAGCTTGACCTTGCCCAGGCGGAGGCGGTCGCTGAACTCATATCTGCAAAAACCGAATTAGCTCGTAGGGCTTCCATGAGACAACTAAAAGGCGAGTTGAGCAAGTATGTGAACTCTCTCAGAGAAAGCCTCCTTGAGCTTTCAGCCTTTATAGAGGCGGATATAGAATTCTCGGAAGAGGATATCCCCACTTTAACCAGGGATCAGGTTATAGAGATGGTTAACAGGGTTATTGAAGGAATTGACCAGCTCCTGAGAACTGCAAAGGTGGGAAAACTCCTAAGGGAAGGAATGAAGCTTGCGATAGTCGGTAAACCCAACGTTGGTAAATCCTCCCTATTTAATGCCCTTCTGAAAGAGGACAGGGCTATAGTTACCGATATAGAGGGAACAACGAGAGACTATATAGAGGAGACCCTTAACCTAAGGGGTGTACCTGTCAGACTTATAGACACAGCCGGTATAAGGAGAGCTCATGACCCAGTTGAAAGGATAGGCATTGAAAGGAGTTTGAAGAAGATAGAGGAAGCTGATGTTGTCTTATTTGTGGTTGACGCTTCACAACCCATTGGTGAAGAGGACCTGAAACTTTACGAGCAGATCAAGGATAGGGACCTTATCGTGGTATTCAACAAGACCGACCTCGGAGATGTAGTCCCTCTTGAAATTTTTGAAGGACATTCTATAATAAAGGTTAGTGCCCTCAAGGGGTATGGACTAAAAAACCTTGAAGAGAAAATTCTCAAAAAGGCAGGAGCTTTAGCTCAAGAAGGATTAAACATCTATGTTTCAGTTAGGCATGAGGAACTTCTTAAGAAGGCTAAGGATACCCTTGAAAGATTCAGGGAAACCTATGAAAAGGAGTA
- a CDS encoding tRNA (guanine(10)-N(2))-dimethyltransferase: MKTIQEGKAQIFVPELREIVSSDMPVFYNQKMRVNRDLAVLGLDYLCRKLRRELKVADPLAASGIRAIRFIKETNCVGKVYANDINEKATKIMEENFRLNEISPEKYEIHREDANFFLRKSWGFGFDYVDLDPFGTPVPFIESAALSMKRGGILSLTATDTAPLSGTYPKTCIRRYGAKPLRNEFKHEVGIRILIKKVIELAAQYDIAMIPIFAYSHLHYFKLFFVKDRGARLTNSLIDRFGYVLYCFNCMNREAVFDILKTKEHCPVCGTRFNVGGPMWLGELWDEEFTDFLYREAHEREEIAMETKRILKSIWEEARLQTVGFYTASKLAEKIGIPQQPPIRKVVEFYEGVRTHFEGDGFRTTLPHEEVLRRSEELKVIIERRLKGGV, translated from the coding sequence ATGAAAACAATTCAAGAAGGTAAAGCTCAGATATTCGTCCCTGAACTTAGAGAGATCGTCTCCTCCGATATGCCCGTCTTCTATAACCAGAAAATGAGAGTGAACAGAGACCTCGCAGTCCTTGGTTTGGATTATCTGTGCAGGAAACTGAGAAGGGAGCTGAAGGTAGCAGACCCTCTGGCTGCAAGCGGTATAAGAGCGATAAGGTTTATCAAAGAAACCAACTGCGTCGGTAAAGTTTACGCTAACGATATAAACGAAAAGGCAACAAAGATAATGGAGGAGAACTTCAGGCTGAATGAAATTTCTCCAGAGAAATATGAGATTCACAGGGAGGACGCCAACTTCTTCCTTAGAAAAAGCTGGGGCTTTGGTTTTGATTACGTTGACCTAGACCCCTTCGGAACTCCTGTTCCCTTCATAGAATCAGCAGCCCTGAGCATGAAGAGGGGAGGGATATTGAGTCTGACCGCCACCGATACCGCACCCCTCTCTGGAACTTATCCCAAAACATGTATAAGGAGATACGGAGCAAAGCCTCTAAGGAACGAGTTCAAGCACGAGGTAGGCATAAGGATACTCATAAAGAAGGTCATAGAGCTCGCAGCCCAGTATGATATAGCGATGATACCGATATTCGCCTACTCCCACCTTCACTACTTCAAGCTCTTCTTCGTCAAGGACAGGGGTGCCAGGCTGACCAACTCCCTCATAGACCGGTTCGGATACGTCCTTTACTGCTTCAACTGCATGAACCGCGAAGCGGTCTTTGACATCCTGAAAACTAAAGAGCACTGCCCCGTGTGCGGGACGAGGTTCAACGTGGGAGGTCCCATGTGGCTCGGGGAGCTCTGGGACGAGGAGTTTACCGATTTCCTTTACAGGGAGGCTCATGAGAGGGAAGAGATAGCTATGGAGACTAAGAGGATTCTAAAGTCAATCTGGGAGGAAGCGAGACTCCAGACTGTAGGCTTTTACACCGCCTCAAAGTTAGCTGAGAAAATAGGGATACCCCAGCAACCTCCGATAAGGAAGGTGGTGGAGTTTTACGAGGGTGTGAGAACCCACTTTGAGGGGGACGGCTTCAGGACAACTCTCCCCCACGAGGAAGTTCTGAGAAGGTCGGAGGAGTTAAAGGTTATAATAGAACGGCGTTTGAAAGGAGGGGTGTGA
- a CDS encoding bifunctional phosphoglucose/phosphomannose isomerase, which translates to MSPEEMLKSFPKQLEWEKLDIDRSLYHTITFCGMGGSGIVGDIARSWLEHKGCKVITSSHRGYGLPNYISGEEHLVVCISYSGNTEETLSNFAEAQKRGASIISISSGGKLEELSEKSGVLHLKVPKGFAPRYALGYMLSKVLAVLGIEKEELEDARENIEKNYEEIKKKGEEIAEKLYGYIPIIYATPLTEVAAFRWKTQINENSKTQAYFATLPEMHHNEVVGLDNAEIRSKCAFVVMFDPKDHDRVRRRVDLTIRLLKDLGIVPIAIGGDGNSYLARLLHLIHVGDWASYYLAGKYGFEPLPVKVIDWIKSELSKG; encoded by the coding sequence ATGAGTCCTGAGGAGATGCTCAAGAGTTTTCCCAAACAACTTGAGTGGGAGAAGCTTGATATAGACCGCTCACTATATCACACGATAACCTTCTGCGGAATGGGTGGCTCCGGAATAGTGGGAGACATAGCAAGGTCCTGGCTGGAACACAAGGGATGTAAGGTAATAACGAGCTCCCACAGGGGTTACGGACTCCCTAACTACATAAGCGGCGAGGAACACCTCGTTGTATGCATAAGTTACAGCGGAAACACGGAGGAGACCCTGAGCAACTTCGCAGAGGCTCAGAAAAGAGGAGCGAGCATAATCTCAATAAGCTCTGGCGGGAAACTTGAGGAACTCTCTGAAAAGAGCGGAGTACTTCACCTTAAGGTCCCCAAAGGGTTTGCTCCCAGGTATGCCCTCGGATACATGCTCTCAAAGGTTCTTGCGGTCTTGGGAATAGAGAAGGAAGAGCTTGAGGACGCAAGGGAAAACATAGAGAAGAACTACGAAGAGATAAAGAAGAAGGGAGAGGAGATAGCAGAAAAGCTCTACGGTTATATCCCAATAATCTACGCAACGCCTCTGACCGAGGTGGCAGCCTTCAGGTGGAAGACGCAGATAAACGAGAACTCCAAGACTCAAGCTTACTTCGCCACCCTCCCGGAGATGCACCACAACGAAGTGGTAGGTCTTGACAACGCCGAGATAAGGTCAAAGTGTGCCTTTGTGGTCATGTTTGACCCCAAGGACCACGACAGGGTAAGGAGAAGGGTTGACCTGACGATAAGACTACTTAAGGACCTCGGGATAGTCCCGATAGCTATCGGAGGGGACGGGAACTCTTATCTGGCGAGGCTCCTTCACCTTATACACGTTGGGGACTGGGCGAGCTACTATTTGGCGGGTAAGTACGGCTTTGAGCCTCTCCCCGTTAAGGTTATAGACTGGATAAAATCGGAGCTTTCAAAGGGTTAG
- a CDS encoding molybdopterin-dependent oxidoreductase has translation MADRREVLKGAIAGGLLGAGVLSYLPVLNRVFRPKWERVFPDPQSGKDVRYVYSSCLGCNVRCGIRVRVRKVGNEEIVDRIEGNPYHPYNRAASFEKQTVKYDALPYSTPVKEAYKWFGSLCPRGQDGIHYLYDPYRVLKPLKRAGKRGSGKWKVISWEQLIREIVEGGVIEETGEKLPGLKDLFVYGKLKEAGFDDPNSILKEMKEDTERILKKAKEGEDPKKLVEEFKAKWSNILGERGLKLEDILIDPDRPDLGTKANQVVYMRGRGQGHTDYFSARWIAAFGSVNWLRHTSACQNAYYTADKHIFGYHDIQADIRSAKVVIMAGASMGRLHPGATGQGLLIERAVRGEVKVYYVNPVAPRTLASDNIVWVPIKPSTDGALAMGMLRWIFENERFNREYLEIPNEESAKRKGYPVPSNATWLVITEGPGSGEFLKAKDLGLEDSETPLVFSNGEFVPADKTERAELFYEGEVYIKGEKVKVKTALQILKEEAFSKSIEEWSDICGVPVHLIVSMAKDFTDNAPYSATYIHRGVAMHPQGEYNVMAYRMLDILIGNYHRKGGLLARAGHTKYNKYIYHVDKKKFGEPPKWGPPIDRCKYGYEKTLEYWIRLREGKPYPTKRPWYPLSAEESYTEMFAGMFYSYPYSIKALILFYANPVLSSNYGIKFLEVLSDPEKLPLFIGITTTINETFMYADYIVPDTTYLETGTSGIQYLYATSGGVLLAEAWRTPAVMPKTEKIGTCPDGHPRYASFWEFFIDLGKSLGMPGFGEGAVKGLKHNEGRSYSLNCFWEYILRVYANGAYHAMERGLVPKDVPPEEVEFVNNNYPVAKFRDILSEEEWKYVAYCLARGGVFTDYESSFDEKGISKRKIPEKRKTYKHVLMVWSEDIAKTVNTITGEKFWGGARYYEPKPFADNRSLPDLFKEYPYRLMFSTGPLYTKHRSQFYYYIAQITPENFAVIHPETARELGVSTGDVIEVDTPTGKLEVPVLVEPTVERGSIHIPYGFGRWSDTVVSKPKYFIPKEEKVAKTLQNLPDKVDIPEEAVNPVRSLPKTVKRILFTKSPAQYYENGLYPDKWRFNGVSPNPVEMYDPSLDKWPLLSWLGAAQVFYYTPAQVKVTGKKHKFEVPYLVW, from the coding sequence ATGGCTGATAGAAGAGAGGTCTTAAAGGGAGCGATAGCGGGCGGTCTACTTGGTGCTGGCGTTCTGTCCTACCTTCCAGTCCTGAACAGAGTCTTCCGCCCCAAGTGGGAGCGTGTATTTCCTGATCCTCAGAGCGGGAAAGATGTTAGATATGTTTACTCCTCCTGTTTGGGATGTAACGTCAGGTGCGGCATAAGGGTCAGAGTGAGAAAGGTCGGAAACGAGGAGATAGTAGACAGGATAGAGGGAAACCCTTACCATCCCTACAACAGGGCTGCGAGCTTTGAAAAGCAGACGGTAAAGTACGATGCCCTCCCCTACTCAACACCCGTTAAGGAGGCATACAAATGGTTTGGCTCTTTGTGTCCGAGAGGTCAGGACGGCATACATTACCTTTACGACCCTTACCGTGTTCTAAAACCTCTTAAGAGAGCCGGTAAGAGGGGTAGTGGAAAGTGGAAGGTTATATCCTGGGAGCAGCTCATAAGGGAGATAGTGGAAGGTGGAGTGATTGAAGAGACGGGGGAAAAATTGCCCGGACTTAAAGACCTCTTCGTGTATGGGAAACTGAAAGAGGCTGGATTTGATGACCCCAACTCAATTTTAAAGGAAATGAAGGAAGACACAGAACGCATCCTTAAAAAGGCGAAGGAGGGGGAAGATCCAAAAAAACTCGTAGAGGAGTTCAAGGCTAAGTGGAGCAACATCCTCGGGGAGCGTGGCTTGAAACTTGAGGACATCCTTATAGATCCTGACAGACCGGACTTGGGCACAAAGGCAAATCAGGTCGTTTACATGAGGGGAAGGGGTCAGGGACATACGGATTACTTTTCAGCAAGATGGATCGCCGCCTTCGGAAGTGTGAACTGGCTCAGGCACACCTCAGCCTGTCAAAACGCATACTACACGGCAGACAAGCATATCTTTGGTTATCACGACATACAGGCGGACATCAGAAGCGCGAAGGTTGTGATAATGGCGGGCGCTTCCATGGGAAGGCTTCACCCAGGGGCTACAGGACAAGGTCTACTCATAGAGAGAGCCGTTAGGGGTGAGGTTAAGGTCTATTACGTGAACCCCGTAGCACCCAGAACCCTTGCCAGCGACAACATAGTTTGGGTTCCCATAAAGCCCAGCACCGACGGTGCCCTTGCCATGGGTATGCTCAGGTGGATATTTGAGAATGAGCGATTCAACAGGGAGTATCTGGAGATACCAAACGAGGAAAGCGCAAAGAGGAAGGGTTACCCGGTTCCTTCAAACGCCACATGGCTCGTAATAACGGAGGGACCGGGAAGTGGCGAATTCCTTAAGGCGAAGGACCTCGGACTTGAGGACTCGGAGACTCCTTTGGTCTTTTCCAACGGCGAGTTTGTACCAGCCGATAAAACTGAAAGAGCCGAACTCTTTTATGAAGGAGAGGTTTATATAAAGGGTGAGAAAGTAAAAGTTAAGACAGCCCTCCAGATACTGAAGGAGGAAGCCTTTTCAAAGAGTATAGAGGAGTGGTCCGATATATGCGGTGTTCCTGTGCACCTTATAGTGTCAATGGCGAAGGACTTTACGGACAACGCACCCTACAGCGCTACATACATACACAGAGGTGTAGCCATGCACCCTCAGGGGGAATACAACGTAATGGCTTACAGAATGCTGGATATACTGATTGGAAACTACCACAGAAAAGGAGGACTGCTGGCAAGGGCGGGACATACAAAGTACAACAAGTATATATACCATGTAGATAAGAAGAAATTTGGTGAGCCACCGAAATGGGGACCTCCCATAGATAGATGTAAATACGGCTACGAAAAAACCTTGGAGTACTGGATAAGGTTAAGGGAGGGTAAACCCTACCCTACTAAGAGACCCTGGTATCCCCTGTCAGCAGAGGAAAGTTATACAGAAATGTTCGCAGGTATGTTTTACTCCTATCCATATTCCATAAAAGCCCTTATACTCTTTTACGCAAACCCAGTCCTTTCTTCTAACTACGGGATAAAGTTCCTTGAAGTTCTCTCGGACCCTGAGAAGCTGCCCCTCTTTATAGGTATAACCACAACGATTAACGAAACTTTCATGTATGCGGACTACATAGTTCCCGACACCACCTACCTTGAGACGGGTACTTCGGGGATACAGTACCTTTACGCCACAAGCGGGGGTGTCCTCCTTGCAGAAGCGTGGCGTACGCCAGCAGTGATGCCCAAAACCGAAAAGATAGGAACCTGCCCCGACGGACACCCGAGATATGCGAGTTTCTGGGAGTTCTTTATAGACCTCGGAAAGTCTTTAGGTATGCCCGGATTTGGAGAGGGAGCCGTAAAGGGGCTAAAACACAACGAGGGGAGAAGCTATTCCCTGAACTGCTTCTGGGAATACATACTCAGGGTTTACGCTAACGGCGCCTACCACGCTATGGAGAGAGGGCTTGTCCCGAAAGATGTTCCTCCTGAAGAGGTTGAGTTTGTAAACAACAATTACCCTGTCGCTAAGTTCAGAGATATACTCTCGGAGGAAGAGTGGAAGTATGTGGCTTACTGCCTTGCAAGAGGTGGTGTGTTTACCGACTATGAAAGCTCCTTTGACGAGAAAGGCATTTCAAAGAGAAAAATACCCGAAAAGAGAAAGACTTACAAACATGTCCTTATGGTGTGGAGCGAGGATATCGCCAAAACCGTCAATACCATAACGGGAGAGAAGTTCTGGGGGGGAGCTAGGTACTACGAACCAAAACCCTTTGCCGATAATCGTTCGCTTCCGGACCTTTTCAAAGAGTATCCTTACAGACTTATGTTCTCAACAGGTCCCCTATACACCAAGCACAGGAGTCAGTTTTATTACTACATAGCTCAGATTACTCCTGAAAACTTCGCTGTTATTCATCCGGAGACCGCAAGAGAATTGGGTGTAAGTACAGGTGACGTTATTGAAGTTGATACACCAACAGGAAAATTGGAGGTTCCCGTTCTCGTGGAACCGACCGTTGAGAGAGGTTCAATTCACATACCCTACGGTTTCGGAAGATGGAGCGATACGGTAGTATCTAAACCCAAGTACTTTATCCCTAAAGAAGAAAAGGTTGCAAAGACGCTGCAAAACCTACCCGATAAGGTTGATATACCAGAAGAAGCTGTAAACCCTGTACGGAGCTTACCCAAAACGGTTAAAAGGATCCTCTTTACAAAGAGCCCAGCCCAGTATTATGAAAACGGTCTTTATCCGGACAAGTGGAGGTTCAACGGAGTATCGCCCAATCCCGTGGAGATGTACGACCCATCCCTGGATAAGTGGCCCCTCCTGAGCTGGCTTGGTGCTGCACAGGTTTTCTACTATACGCCTGCACAGGTAAAGGTTACCGGAAAAAAACACAAGTTTGAGGTCCCTTACCTTGTATGGTGA
- a CDS encoding 4Fe-4S dicluster domain-containing protein, producing MLIQEGEMGTKVELSRREAIKLFSLAPVAAAVKTEEGKKIKWAMFIDVDKCYGCMACVVACAAENNVPIESFRTWIERHVFEDGRVVFVPKQCNHCENPPCVKPCPTGATYINEDGLVLVNSEICIGCASCVQACPYGARFMNPVTGTADKCTFCVHRIYEGRLPACVEACPTAARVFGNILDEETEVRKYVSHTPVQVLKPEYGTKPKYFYKNLPKEAAR from the coding sequence ATGCTCATTCAGGAGGGTGAGATGGGAACGAAGGTAGAGCTCAGCCGGAGAGAGGCGATAAAGCTGTTCTCTTTAGCTCCCGTAGCTGCGGCAGTGAAAACAGAAGAGGGGAAGAAGATAAAGTGGGCTATGTTCATTGACGTTGATAAGTGCTACGGTTGTATGGCATGTGTCGTTGCATGTGCGGCGGAAAATAACGTTCCTATTGAATCCTTCAGAACGTGGATAGAGAGACACGTGTTTGAGGACGGAAGGGTAGTTTTTGTTCCGAAGCAATGCAATCACTGCGAGAACCCTCCTTGTGTGAAACCCTGTCCAACAGGAGCCACCTATATAAACGAGGATGGGTTAGTTCTGGTCAACAGCGAGATATGTATAGGCTGTGCCTCTTGCGTTCAAGCTTGTCCGTACGGTGCGAGGTTTATGAATCCCGTAACAGGGACTGCAGATAAATGCACATTCTGCGTTCACAGGATTTACGAAGGAAGGTTACCCGCCTGTGTTGAGGCTTGTCCAACGGCGGCAAGAGTTTTCGGCAACATCTTAGACGAAGAAACAGAAGTTAGGAAGTACGTCAGTCATACACCCGTTCAGGTGCTCAAGCCCGAATACGGCACTAAGCCCAAGTATTTCTACAAAAACCTTCCTAAGGAGGCGGCAAGATGA